GCCACGCGGTCACTCGCCGGTCTCAGGCCCATCCCGAATTTGGCATCGTAAAAATCCGCGTCCTCGCGCTTGCGGCACTTGAAGTGGGGGAGCTGCGCCGCCCGTCACGGGCAAACGTAGCCAACCGTGCAGGTTCTGGATGGCGGGTAGGCTGCTTCTATGGCATTGCGGCTATCTCCGCACTGTTGAAGGAGAAGCGCACTGACTAGCCGCGATCAACGACCTAGCGCACTGCCTCGTCATTGAATTCAGGGGTATATCTTTGACTGCTCATGTCACTTCCTCCTACGCTCAATCATAGGTCAGAAGTGCCCACGAGACCGTGGGAAGCCCAAGCGCACGAACGGAATGGCAGACAGAGTGACGCGGGTGGCGAGTATCAGCCCCAGGGCACTGCCAATAAACCGACGGTGGGTGGGTTCGGATTTCTGGGTTCTTGATTCCAATGTGTTTGACTCCGATTTCATGGCGCCCTGGAGAGGTCGCTGATGCTGTCACCCGCGAGCCTACATGGATCCAATCCTGTTGCGTCATGGGCCGGCCTGTTATCGATCAATATCATGTCGCTTTTGTTCGTACTCTTCACGATCGATTTCGCCTCTGGCGTAGCGATCCTTGAGCGTTTCGAGCGCTTGCTTTGTTGGGTCGCGGTGGTTCTGGCGGGCACTTGTCGACTGCCAACGAATGATCGCAAAAAGCCCGATGATGAGCAGCCCCCAAAAGAGCAGCATAAAAAACCATCCGATACCCATCCATCCATGTGATCCCGTCCAGTCCATTGTTTATTTGGCTCTTCCCGGTTTTGTGTGGGTTGACCGGTTCGGATAGGCTACCGGCTGGCCCCGATTCGAGTCCAGTTTCATGCACGACCGCGAGCTTTACCGCCAGATTCTCGGCGTTCAGGCGCCCTGGGAGGTGTCCGAGGTGGAAGTCGACCTGCCCGGCACCGGCGTGACGGTCCATATTCGGCACTCCGGCTCGGATCTGGCGTGCCCGCAGTGCGGTGCGGCCTGTTCGGGCTACGACACCCGCGAGCGCAAGTGGCGGCATCTCGACACCTGCCAGTACAAGACCTGGCTGGTCGCGCAGGTGCCGAGGCTTCGGTGTCCCGAGCACGGCGTTCATCAGCTGCCGGTGCCGTGGGCGGAGAACAACTCTCGACTGACGGCGCTTTTCGAGGCGCTGGTGATCGATTGGCTCAAGATCGGCACGATCTCGGAGGTTGCCGAGCGACTCGGTTTGAGCTGGTCGGCGGTCAGCGGCGTGCAGGAGCGCGCGGTGGCGCGGGGTCTGGCGCGGCGGACGCAGGACTTTCCGGACGCGATCGGCATCGACGAGACGGCGTTTCAGCGCCGGCACCAGTATGTGACGGTGATCAGCAGCGGCGATCGGGTGCTGCACATCGCCGACGACCGCAAGCGTGCGAGCCTGGACGCCTGGTACGCGGCGCAGCCGGCCGAGGCGCTGGCAGGCTTGCGAACGGTAGCGATGGACATGTGGCGCCCTTTCATCGATTCGACGCTGGCCCATGTTCCGGGGGCGGTGCACAAGATCGCCTTCGACAAGTTCCACGTCGCCATGCATCTCGGCGATGCCGTCGACAAGGTTCGCCGGGCCGAGCACAAGGCCTTGCTGGCCGAAGGCGAGTCGGTCCTGATCAAAAGCCGCTATCTCTGGCTGCAGCATCCCGACAACATGACCGACAACAACTGGGGCCGTCTCCAGGCGCTCAAATCCGCCAACCTCAAAACCGCCCGGGCCTGGGCAATCAAGACCCACGCGATGTGCCTGTGGGACTACCAGGTCAGAGGCTGGGCGCGTCGGGCCTGGATGGACTGGTACAACTGGGCGATCCGCTCGCGCCTGGAGCCGGTCAAGAAGGTCGCGCGAACGATCAAGGCTCATCTCGAAGGCGTCCTGACGGCCGTGGTCACAGGCGCGACCAATGCCCGCGCCGAAGGCTTCAACACCATGATCCAGAAGATCAAGCGCGACGCCCGAGGGTTCAGAAACAAGGAGCGCTTCAAGGCTGCGATCTACTTCCACCTCGGTGGCCTCGATCTCTACCCGGAGGCGGTGCGAAAATGAATGCTACCCACACGATTCAGTGAAGAGCCGTTTATTTCTCCAGAGGGTAAGTGGGAAGCTCCGCACGTCATTAAGTGGGGGCGCAGGCCGCGCATCCAGCCCTACGTGATGCGCGGCCTGCGCACCGGCCAATCACTCAGTTCGTGCTCTCAGATTGCCCTTTCTCCATCTGCATACGGGCTTCCATCTGCTCCATCATGCCTTGCATCATCTGCGAGTGCATTTCCATCATCTGCCGACAGCGCTGACCGTCCGATTGCTTCATGTTTTCGTGCATTCCGCTGTGGCGATCGCCCATGCCTTTCATTGCGCCCATGGCGGCATGCATCTGGCGCATGTGGTCCTGCATCAGTCGCTTTCTGGTGTCTGGGTCTTCTGAATTACGAATTCTCTGCATGGTCTGGCGCATAGCCTCCATGCGTTCCTGCATCGCGGCATGATCCATCATGCCGCCTTCAGTCATGGACTCGCTCTGCATTTCCATCGTGTGCGTTTTGTCGCCAGTATCGTCGTGATGTTGTTCATCGGCCATAGCGAGCGGCAGGGTGAAGCTCATTGCGAGGATTGTGGTCGTAATCACATTTTTCATGATTGCTCTCCTATTGATCGAGCGTGAGTTGTGGGATACTGACCTGTGGGTTTCAGCATGTGTTGACACCCTGTTGAGTATGACAAGGGTGGGCGGGTGCGTGTTCCTTGCCCTTGCTCATTCTCCGGGTCAGCCAGAAGCCGGCGACCAGGAGCAATGCACCGCCGTAGATCGTTCGCTCTCCGGGTGTCTCCGAGAAGATCAGCCAGCCGAAGGTCGCAGCGACAACGGGAGAGACGATGATGTCAACCAGCGCATAGACATTGGCACTGATCGACTTGAGCACGATCGAGATCCCGAAATAGGCGAAGCCGGTGGATATCACGCCGAGTCCCACGGCCCAGGTGATCGCGGGCAGCGTGATATCGCCCAGGGCCGGATACTGAATGGTTTCGAGTGGCGTGCCGGAGCCGAATAGCAGCACTGACGGTGAAAGCACCAGCGCTGCAGCCAGCAACGACCAGGCAATGTCGTTGCCCGTCTCGGTCATGCCCTCGTAGCGCATGTAGGTGACCATCGCTGCGTAGATGGCGCCGGTCGACAAAGCCACGAGATTCCCCAGGGTGTAGCCATCCCCGAGCGGATTGGCCAGCACGATACCCACCATGGCCAGGCCAAAAATGACGATGT
This DNA window, taken from Pseudomonadota bacterium, encodes the following:
- a CDS encoding ISL3 family transposase, encoding MHDRELYRQILGVQAPWEVSEVEVDLPGTGVTVHIRHSGSDLACPQCGAACSGYDTRERKWRHLDTCQYKTWLVAQVPRLRCPEHGVHQLPVPWAENNSRLTALFEALVIDWLKIGTISEVAERLGLSWSAVSGVQERAVARGLARRTQDFPDAIGIDETAFQRRHQYVTVISSGDRVLHIADDRKRASLDAWYAAQPAEALAGLRTVAMDMWRPFIDSTLAHVPGAVHKIAFDKFHVAMHLGDAVDKVRRAEHKALLAEGESVLIKSRYLWLQHPDNMTDNNWGRLQALKSANLKTARAWAIKTHAMCLWDYQVRGWARRAWMDWYNWAIRSRLEPVKKVARTIKAHLEGVLTAVVTGATNARAEGFNTMIQKIKRDARGFRNKERFKAAIYFHLGGLDLYPEAVRK
- a CDS encoding SHOCT domain-containing protein, which encodes MDWTGSHGWMGIGWFFMLLFWGLLIIGLFAIIRWQSTSARQNHRDPTKQALETLKDRYARGEIDREEYEQKRHDIDR
- a CDS encoding EamA family transporter codes for the protein MVGIVLANPLGDGYTLGNLVALSTGAIYAAMVTYMRYEGMTETGNDIAWSLLAAALVLSPSVLLFGSGTPLETIQYPALGDITLPAITWAVGLGVISTGFAYFGISIVLKSISANVYALVDIIVSPVVAATFGWLIFSETPGERTIYGGALLLVAGFWLTRRMSKGKEHAPAHPCHTQQGVNTC